Genomic window (Culex pipiens pallens isolate TS chromosome 3, TS_CPP_V2, whole genome shotgun sequence):
CAACCTTCCCTGTGATGACATGTGTGTGATATGTATTTCAAACAGGATTTGTTGTACATTTTGAAAtgtattatttatttcattACTTGAACACTTGGTGAAATGCCTTAAAGCTTCTTTGGAATTGCATCTAGCTGCTGATTTGATTaagtaaataaattaatttcccTTGCTGTCACTGTGTGTCCAATCAGTGAGTTGTCCGCGGTGGGCCTTTCCCAACTTTTGAGCACGCGCATACCAGCGTGTCATCCCGAGCCGTGACAGTCAGATACCGAAATCAAACCGGCCCCATTATCAGTTACCATTCAAATGTCCGGCAATTTTGCTTGTGGTAACTGTGTGTGGGATAGCTTTTCTTAGATCTATGCTCGTCCCAGACGATTTTCCTAAATCTAAACTACGTCCGGATAGAGATCGACTCTTCCGCTCCGTGTTCTACGTTTGTCCAGCAAATTCCGCATCTAACTCTAGAAAAGGGAGTTAATAAAGGCTCGAACGCTCCCACGACCTCATCCGGGTTCGGCATGAACCAGCGTgctaaaatcaatcaatttgaTGTGTCACAGAGCGGCTTATTTATGTGAGCCGCTGCCGTTTCTTTTTCTGCCGATGCTACAAGAAAGTGTCCCAATCGCCGTGAAGACGGTGCTCCATTAGTCACGCCGTCGGCACACTTTTGACGCTCTTAATCTCGTGAAAATCGTCGAGCAGTTTGGCCAGTTTGGTCCGTAGATTGTTGTTCTCCTGTTTCAGCTCCTGAATGATGGATTTCATCTCTTCGTAGCCCTCGATCTGCTGCTTAAACACCTGGTTTTCACGAGCAAGACTTTGATGATCTTGTTTAATCTTAAGGATCTCCTGTACCAGCTTGTCaaccttttcatgttttttggtcTGTCGAGGAATAGCGGTGCTGCTACCGTTATTACCATCGGTTATAGCTGCGATACTTTCGATTCGGTTTCGAATTGCGCTCATGTCGTCGCTGAATGCTTTCAGTGATGCCTGGGTCATGTTCTCGTGTTCGATCAGTTTGCGAATTTCTTGCTTGGACTGCTTCATCTCTTGCATTATGTGCTGACTGTGTAGATTTAGCTCATTCACATAGTTAGAGAAGTACTGGTTGGATTTCTTCAGGATCGTTAGTGCCTTTCCCTCCGAACAACAAATTCCGTCAACGGCGCGTTCCCTGCACTTGAGCACGCTGTACAGTTTGTACTCCAGGATGTTGATCTTCTTGAAGTAAATAATCATTTCAGCGAGGTTTTCACAGTTCCAGTCGTTGCCGTAGATGTTTGCAATTGAAAGCTTTGGAAACATCGAGCGCATGTTTTCAAACTCCATGTACATAAGCTGATTGTTGAACAGGTCAAGTTTTTCCAAGTTTGGGAACTGTCGAAGTACGTTGATATCTAGGTAGGACAGCCGGTTATCGTTTAGGTGTAATACTGCTAGTGATTCCAGTTTGTGCTCCATAGAGTTTTTCACAATGGCCATGTTGTTGGCCGCCAAATCAAGCACACGAAGGTGTTTCAACCGTTGAAACAGAACCAAATCTATGGATCGTATATCGTTGTgagagaggtccaaaaattccaGATTTTCAAAGTAAGATATGTTCTCGATGGATTTGAGCCTGTTGTGACCCAGTTCGAGTTTCTTCAGCATCGGCACCGTACTGGTGTCATAGCTGATAGTGTTAATCCGATTTCGTTCGGCATCCAGATGCAGCAGATTCGATGGTATGTGAATACTGTGCAAAGACTGCCACCAGACGCGCAACTCCAACATCTGCGGAAAGGTCGAGTATATCCTGCTGGGCAACACAAACATCTCCGACTCGCGGAACTTAATCCTCGTCAGGTCATAGCTGAGAGCCCGCAAGTCCACATCATTAGCTTCCTCAACACTCGTAATCCGAACTCCCTGGAAGATGCAGAACCCGTCGGGATTGGCCGTACACGTGTAGTTCACCGCGTATCCTTCGACTACCAGGCACAAAACAAACGTCCAGTAAATGAAACTGCAACCACACAAAACTCGTTAGTTCAAATTCACCtgcttaaacaatttcaaaacttACAAATTTCGGTTCATTTTGGTTACACTTTATCCACTTTTTAtcacaatcaaaacaatcagtcCAAACAGTTAGTATCCGCACATGGCACACGCGTCATCCGAGTGATACCCCAACTTAAACTATCCCCTTTCGTTCCTTTCGAACTTCCTTCAGACCAGCTGAAGATTCGCACTCCCAATGACTGACGGTCCGAGAGGCTGGTCGATTGGTTTTTATAGAATCGTTATCACTCAGCTCGAAAGCCGAACTCGAGGCGCGCAATACGATCGATTAGCAGGACACGAACTCTCTCACTCTCCTTGTCCGCAGGAGCTTCTCGTGAGTTCTTCAGATAAGGGTTGTGAGGGTGGGACCCCCGTTGATAAACCGGCGCTTTTCGGGTACCGCATGTTGTGATTGGCTGTCACGAGCCATCACCGTCGTTGTCGTTGACGCGTGGGGGTGTGAAATGTAACAGTACCGGCAGCGTGGTTAGCTATGTGTAGACAGGTATTGTTGGACGGACGGACTAgtcaatcaaaatattggtattCCCGCGAAGTAAGTATAATTGCAGGTCAGTCATCTGCTACGGAGATGAACAGCAGGTGGTGCTGCTACGTAGCGGGCTCGATCACATTGGCAGTGAGaaataatgataaatttaatcGAGATGACCGAGTGTGACATGAATTGCTTAGTAACAGACTTGGCTTATGTTTACGTACTAGAGGGGATTTGATTGACtggaacataattgaaaattattttttccatttattttttttaaatcatggatCAATTTTTCAGCTTTAaactctttggtcccgagaccttcaaatcagcaaacaaAGTTTATTTGATCTGTAAGTGTAAacaactatgtttttaaaatgtcttagTAAGTATTTTTCATTAGAAGCCTaacttatcaatttttttttgcaatatggcgATCTTGAAATGGTTACACCGTTCCGGAGTAAtgactagaaaaaaataaggttttttcgaaaaatgtgaaaaaacgcaattttttgagCCACCTTATCTCGGCTATAGGACTACCCTTATCgcctcaaaaaaaataaaggtaatatataagaaaatactttttgctgaaaaaaaatcaccaccAATCAAGATCTACACGGATCGTTTTGTACCCTTGGACATGGTTGTAGCTTAcctatttctaaaaaaacatctcacatttaaacaaatttgtgcGCCACTATCCGTCAACATTCTGAAGCTATGTTTTCTTGTGATTTCTTGTGAAAATGTTACCTCTAAAACCCTTTCTGGAGTTTGTTAATCCGTTTCGATTGTCAAAAGATATTCCactttgaagacattttttatGCGAACTTCGAGTAATTCTTAATTCTCTGGAACCATGTTTGTTACTCAAAAATCAGCCTTGAAATGGTTGTGTTacaatttcaatatattttgacAGTCAAAACGGATTTACAAACTATAgcggagagtggggagacttgatccccagggacacttgatcccaagcctgtatctcgtcatcatgtgggtaaaacaattagcttggttcaagaaagttgtgcgaaattgacttaaactcattgtagaaaacagagaaaaaaattaaaaaatgtttagattgagttacacacatttttctaaaaagtgcagcaaaaaacctccaagagatcttttttctttattttgatatgtatagaaaacactcaaaaattattaaatttttattatgcatgaattgtttgataaacttatcaactaggAAGCCCTTACGCATTTAACGTTAAATTTattgtcatactatttttacaatcaattatttaaaaaagtgcgtttagggagacttgatccctgcatttttacagtcactggaatcagcctcaagattaattaattgggctgggttttcgtacatagtttcctttagtatagatgtacataacttactgcagtttgaacaatttttcaaaagttttgtaaacaaaaattaccagcttttataaacatgctcaattttggtctaaaagagaatattttaagtttttaaacattttaattacTAAACTTGTTACATTTTGAACataaaggtataggttttatatgaaattgctgttacttatagaaaatttaaagtttggatgaataagaaacattttgcttaaggtttcttcaaaatattgaaagggggatcaagttacccctaatgCCGGTAATAATGAAAATGccggttgcaaatattttttttaaaacgcttggcatgatgtgaagagtttatctgatgaaataccatTATCAgacaaacatagttgaatgtttaagctttcaattcatgcaaaaagttcatagttttatgagaaattgacagagttatgtgcgatacaaaaaaaaatggaatcaagtctccccactctccccaacaaaaggtttttttaaggtAAGAATTTTCTATACAAACCTGTTATTACAAATATCCTAGCTATACGGCAAAGTTAGttaaaaatccaaacaaaaaatccaaaagctATTTCGTTTTCAATAACGGATGATTTACCGAGAGAATATTTTTGATtatgacacattccgccgtgacgttgcaacgctttgacttttctttttccagtatttcggctgtaactaaaaaaaatacattgaaaaggtacatatgttattacagattaggaaagtacattaaatttcctataagaaacaatgttgaaacattattttaagcgaatattctatttttgagaggggaatatgtagcgtgactttgcaacgcgtgactttttctcaatcctgacccaattcatgtttcgccattaactctgctctgttaatcggcaaatttggagttcttcttccatttttagtgtaaaattggccaacaaatcgaatgcaatcatcagtttttcgaaaaaatcaaacctcgatttttaaagaccacttacatttcgtgacgttgcaacgctctgtttttgaaaacatggtttttcgttgcgttgcaacgtcacgaaattttagtttgaaaataaatcaaagtttttgttagtttgaacaactgtaggttaagattttattataagacattaataaacagtacaaggacatgtgaattgattggcccgcccatgttagactcccccccccccctccccctataccgctttcacagtagcagtacaatttacgaagttttccaaagcgttttcattttttttttttgtataattccaTTATCACGCAGGACACCCCCCAATCTCCCCTCCTCTATCTATGTAATgggacgtccatgcattacgtaacggcgTAATATCAAGGTAGAGGGGGggttcgaggatttatacaaaaaaaaaatgtatcggaaatatattaaatatattagggggtggagggggtctaaaaatataaatgttttgttacgtaatgcaagaacgctcccttaatattttaatggttttggacaatttacaaaacacgtgaaagttttagaagggaggcaaggagcttcaagttttcaggagggctgaaatttataaatgaagtgcccatatcgtttgttgATGGCTGAGGGGTGATCTgtaaacaacgtaacttattttgttgacttttgtgctttttaaattaaattttaggaaatgaTAAAACTGATTACCTGAGCAACATAACATTTTCaattgcgaacaactaaacgttgcatacaacttatttaggaaacagttcgttcaacaacaaaatgacaacagtttgtaaaaaaaaaaacaatcgaatcacgtgatttttattgtttagtgaatttcactgtaatttggcctacataagggtgtgggataaaaaaaaatcgttgcgttgtattagaatgaaccctcccgtaaatcagtttatcataaaggggccatccagtaatcacgtgattacttttttgaaagttttagaatttatcCCCCTTGTTaacatcggtctattttgatttgttcaacaagtttcataaaatacctactttttcgagttgcatacaaacttcagtgacggaatttgtgaatgacccatg
Coding sequences:
- the LOC120424865 gene encoding uncharacterized protein LOC120424865 — translated: MNRNFFIYWTFVLCLVVEGYAVNYTCTANPDGFCIFQGVRITSVEEANDVDLRALSYDLTRIKFRESEMFVLPSRIYSTFPQMLELRVWWQSLHSIHIPSNLLHLDAERNRINTISYDTSTVPMLKKLELGHNRLKSIENISYFENLEFLDLSHNDIRSIDLVLFQRLKHLRVLDLAANNMAIVKNSMEHKLESLAVLHLNDNRLSYLDINVLRQFPNLEKLDLFNNQLMYMEFENMRSMFPKLSIANIYGNDWNCENLAEMIIYFKKINILEYKLYSVLKCRERAVDGICCSEGKALTILKKSNQYFSNYVNELNLHSQHIMQEMKQSKQEIRKLIEHENMTQASLKAFSDDMSAIRNRIESIAAITDGNNGSSTAIPRQTKKHEKVDKLVQEILKIKQDHQSLARENQVFKQQIEGYEEMKSIIQELKQENNNLRTKLAKLLDDFHEIKSVKSVPTA